One stretch of Rosistilla oblonga DNA includes these proteins:
- a CDS encoding helix-turn-helix domain-containing protein, translated as MILSLHGTQQQAFFAALTECSDQLRSNSERLMAIIDDPESLPGDKGRAWHTLLDQFRLLPDTEGRYGMDLAHSEAGAAEKFPALQSEVEKMNSQEAQFAERLRQIMKNKHITQQELAKRIDCSQPAISQMLNRKCRPQRATLEKIAAAVDVDVRELWPDIEVMDYLDAAAAFERDGQEMSEAMANALRDDSLPRSSLKGQALPSWKENARGQ; from the coding sequence ATGATTCTCTCGTTGCACGGAACCCAGCAGCAAGCGTTCTTCGCTGCGCTAACCGAATGCAGCGACCAGCTTCGCAGCAATTCCGAGCGACTGATGGCAATCATCGACGATCCCGAGTCCCTTCCCGGCGACAAAGGTCGCGCGTGGCATACGTTGTTGGACCAGTTTCGTTTGCTGCCGGATACCGAGGGCCGCTACGGAATGGACCTGGCACATTCCGAAGCTGGGGCCGCAGAGAAGTTTCCAGCCTTGCAATCGGAAGTTGAGAAAATGAATTCGCAAGAGGCACAGTTTGCTGAGCGATTGCGACAAATCATGAAGAATAAACACATCACTCAACAAGAACTTGCCAAGCGAATCGATTGTTCACAACCCGCAATCTCGCAAATGCTCAACCGAAAATGCCGCCCCCAAAGGGCAACGCTGGAAAAGATCGCGGCTGCCGTTGACGTTGATGTTCGTGAACTATGGCCGGACATCGAAGTCATGGACTACTTGGATGCAGCGGCAGCATTTGAACGAGATGGTCAGGAAATGAGCGAGGCGATGGCAAATGCTCTTCGCGATGACTCGCTACCTCGTTCATCGCTTAAAGGTCAGGCACTGCCGTCTTGGAAGGAAAACGCTCGAGGACAATGA